The genomic window GTTCTACAAATGGAATAAACCCAAGCTTTTGAGCTTTTAGTTCGTCTAGTTACTTTCATCGCCAAATTGGCTACTTATCATCCTagatttctctcagtgcttAGTTGTGTGTGTAAGGACCTGTTTGCGGTGGTGTGGGTGTCCATGTTggtgtgtttgttgttgtgtttgtgGCCAAAGTGTTGCACTGCCCCCAGCTCCATCGAACCAAAGAGAAGACCAGTACCGGGAACGGGCCAGAACCCGAAAGGAGACCCGCTGGCAAATGGAACGTGCACAAATTAATGTTACGTTGACGCAATGTTGGCAAGGCTCGAGTACCGTGACCCCTGCCCTCCGAATCcgcatccgtatccgtatcctgGGCAGTCCACGAAGCCACCCAGCAGGCCACCCAGCCGCCTCAAATTTGGCACATTGTTTGCCAGGGTGTGCAGATTTGTCAAACGTGTTTCGGGGCGTCGGAGGAGGGGGGGGGGATTGTTTGAGTACCGGAGCTGATTGGAAATGCCATAGATTTTGGGCCACTGACAAACGTCCAGGGGCAACACTCCCCACGGGGCATGCCCCACACTTTGCAGCCGGAAGAAATTAGCCTGCTGATTTTCAAATGGCTTAAAGAGCAGCCGTAATATGGTTTCAAATGCAGCAaagttaaatgaaataacTAAATGGTAACTAAAATATGGAACAAGAAACcacattaaaaacataattatttataacttaAACAAATAGAAATATGGCAAATGTAGCCCCCTAAAATTTATTCAAACGTAATGAGCTCTAACCAgctaaaagccaaaaaagGCATACTTATGAACCCCTTTTAGGGATTTAAAATTTCAGCATCAAAGATTTTTGGCGCCCAAGCGCCCCGAATTAAATGATTTGGCCCACTGGAAGCGCTAAAACGTGGCGAGcacattaaatttgtttagtaTGTGCACTAAAGTAAACGCGACAGGGCATCAGGCCGCACAAATGGTTATGGGGCTCCCATGCCGCAGGCTGGGTATCCCTCTTTTTGGGCTCCACTCCGCCGGATTCATTCAGTTAACGCGTCGCAGTGGCGTAGTTGGCActtttctatttatttgccCATTAACGCTCATTTGCGGTTATCAGGTAAATTGGATAAAAGCCAACGTAGCATGAAGCCTGCTCCTCCGCCTGTGCCTCCCACTCTGGAAAAGTGCCTCCTGTGGAAAGTCCTGTTTTTCCACGCCACTCCCGCCCTTCTCCCCCCTCTCACTGCTTATCTTGGCCGTGTTGTTGCAACATGAAACGAAGGCCTTGGCTTTGACTTTGCCCTCTTTCCACACTGCGCACAAAAACTGTAATGAGCTGGTGAAACAAGCTTATAGCCTAAGCCAATTAAAAGGGATGTTGTAAtcccaaataaaatataaataaataaaatggatacCTCGACTTCATGCGAAAGACctattaataatttatgctTTTGTTAGCCAATTTCTCTCAGTGACgaaaggaaatgaaaatctTCCTTCAAgtatttatttcgttttcgCGTTAACTGCGCCAGTCATTAACTTTTTACGACTCTTTGATCCCAGTCCGCCAATTCGCTCgcaaatatatcaaaattcaaatgcaatcCAAATATTTGCGGTGACAGAAATCCAGCCTTAGTGTCGTCGAAAAGCAATCCGCAATTTGTGTGGATGGCCTAATAGATAAAGCGTTTTGTTGCCGACTTATGGggccaaataaaatttcatattcactttgtggcaaatattttcccCCTTCGATGGCGAGCGCATTTAAATGCAGCATATTGCAAAGCTCAAATGAAATTTTGTGGCTtgttgcaaaacaaaaagcagcaaaaagtaATGTAAATAACAGCGAGGAAAACGCGCTGCAACACAATACTCATGCACACGCGGCTGCATTGTGGCTGGGGATCGGTGTTGTCCtttgtccttcgtccttcgaCGCCGTCCACTGCATGCGGTCGCTCAATATGAAAGTGCCTGCAGTGAAGGCGCATTGATACACTCCGAAAAAGTCTAGGGAATATGGAGTCTAGTTTGAAAGTTAGCTACGTTGTTAAACATATACTATAGTATAGTATACTCAAACTATAGTTTAAGGTTCATTCTACAAAGCTTTTCaccataaaaaattaatttagaaaatacttaaaatatatgaaaattctttaataatagtgattagtttcttttttttatttgaataagctTGAAGTCAAGCTAAGCTGGAGAAAGGCATGCGAAAGGGGGCGTGTCAGTTGGTCTGCGGTCGGTTTGcgctaaattaaattttgctgCGGTTGCCCCCAAAGTCCAACACACTtgcaccacacacacaccaacacacttgcatcacacacacacacacaccaacacacacttACTGGCACACTCGTATACAAATTACTATTGCgccaaaatacaaaaagcgaaaagccaGCAGCAATTCTCATACGAAGGCAACATCTGCCCACTGCACTTATGCAACATGaccaaaaattttattaaaaaaaactagAGGAGAACTACGAATATAAACGCTACCTTTTATTTCTGCAGCTTGGTATACTTGAGTTCGACAGCGCCATTGAGGAAGATACCCATTCCAGTGTCCGCACCCAGGGGCACCTTCTTCGTCTGCTCCACCTGGTAATTGGAAAGGATGTGCACAATGGCCGTCTTGACACTCAGCTGACCCACACGCATACCTGCAAAATAAGAGTGTTACAAGATTAagattattatttcttatgaAAACCATAGCCAAATTCATTCACCTAAACAAATACGAGGACCATCGCCGAAGGGCAGGAAGCATCCTCGTTTGGTAAGGACACTCGCCGCTCCGTTCTCGAACCGATCCGGCCGGAATTCACTAGCCTCCGGATAGATGTCATCGTCATGATGGTACTGATAGGCTGGAACCATTACGGTTACTCCGGGTTCCAAGTCTACGGTTTTATCAGCTCCCACATCAATCTGAATGGGCTTGGTGCAGATACGCATAAAGAAACCAATGGGCGTGGTCAGTCTAAGCGATtctgaaaatgtattttagaTATTGAAAGGAATGAAGTAGTAAAGATTGCCATTCTCCTGGGAAGAGCACCTACCATTGAAGCACTGGTCCAGATAGGGCAGGTTGTTGATCTGATCGTAGCTGATATGGCCCTCGGAGGCCAAGGCATCTAGTATTTCCGAGCGCAGCTTGTCCTGCTCTTCGCGGTGTTCGCTCAACTGATAAGatatagaatatataataatagaTTATATGTATTAgtgaaaattgtgaaattaaCTAACCGAATAGAGCATGTGATAGAGCACAGCTCCCGAGGTTTCGTATCCATCCAGGTGAACGGTGAGGGCATGACCCACCGAGTCGTGGATGTTGTTGCcccgctgctgcagctgaatGAGATGGGATAGGAAGTCGGTGCGACCCTCGCCACTGCCACCTAGCCGCAGATTCAGTGCATCCTGGGTGAGTCGCAGGTAGAACTCATCCGTTGCCTTGGGAAAGAAGCGCATGGCGAACAGCTTTCGCACGAAGGTGGCCACCATAGTCTTGTTGAAGCGGATCATCGAGCCGAAGGCATGGCCAGCCCAATCCGTGGAGTTCTTCTGGAAGGCTCCGATCTCGCCGACTTTGCCACTGAGGGTGCCTGCATCGATGCCCCAAATGAAATCCGCCATCGTATGGGCCGTAAATCGATAGGCTAGCTGAAGAGTGACATTAGTTTGGTTGAATGGACTACCGGTCTAGGTGCTCACATCTCTGGTTTCGATGACATCGCCCTGCTCCCGCCGCGCCCTCTCAATATACTCGACCAGCTTCCGGCCACTTTGCTCCCAAATGGTGTAGGCCAGCTTCAGTCGACTGGGCGTCAATCCGCCCACATTTTCGGAGCGCAGTCGCTTCCATTTCTCGCCAGCACTAAAAAAGGGCGAACCCGCCACGTACTTGTCATCCGGATTGTGGCCCACGAAgctgctggtgatggtgtCCCGAAAGTGACTGAACTTGTCCACCAAAATCTCATGGGCCAGCGCGGGATCCAAAACAAGGAGCTGCGGCTGCCGCGTGATGAAGGTGCCAACTGCTCTGTACTTATCCTTGTATTTACTGGAGGAGCAAATGAATTCAACAATCTCCGATTAATGGTAAAAGCTCACTTGTAGACATCCTGAACATCGAGAATGAGACTGCGGCTCTTGTTGACCAGTATGCCCGGATAGCTGCCCAAAATGGTCAGTGGCTCGGCGGTGACCACTCCCCGCTTATCCCAGTACTTGTGGTACCAGGTCAGATAGAAGTAGACCACCGCAAAAGCCACATGAACGAAGGTTAAGCCCAAACCCACTAATGTAAACATGGCTGCTACCACAAAATCGATCTGATCCCCACCAGGTTCCCCAGAAAACTGGCGCTGAATGGAAATGTACTCTATACGTAGGCACCCCACTGGCAAGACCTATCAAATTTTAATCAGTATTCTATAATCATCTACGtatgtggttttttttttcgatggCTTAATCGCAAGTACATTGCAGATAAGACTTTGTTGGAGAGGTAAGTTCTGGCTTTGATTAGCTGCAGTCAAACTTGGGTATTCTATTGCTATCAATGCGCTCCAATCATTTCACAATATTTAATCAGTGAAAGCAGGGAATGATTATTATATTAACTGATTACTGATAAACTGATTAATACAAGTCTATCTTAAAAAGCGGCGGTATTCGAGATTAACATCTCCCTGCAGAACGACCCCAAATCCAGCATCTCCCTTCGGGATCAGCCTTTCCCGTCCACGCACCACTTGAAAGTTGCTGAGGATGTGAACCAGAGCCGATTTCAGCGTCAGCATAGCCAGTGGAATACCTATGAGGATGCAAATGAAGgatcataaatatatgtttatactCAAGCTTAAAAGGACTCACCCATGCAGATACGGGGGCCATCGCTAAAGGGTAGAAATATGCCTTTTCGCAATAATTCCTGGTAGGCGCCATTATCAAAACGCTCTGGCTTGAAAGTCTCTGGTTCGGGAAAATATTGTTTATCGTGATGGAACTGGTAGTTGGGTATCATGATCGTCATCCCATTCTCAACTTCCAGGCTTTTGGATTCACTCAGCTGAATGGTGGTGGGTATTGTGCACACTTTTGTGTACTGCGGTATCAAGCTGCTAAGTCGCAGGGATTCtggaatattaaaataaaaaaaacaattgaaatgaCAAAACTATGTGTATACTAACCATAGATCACTTGCTCCAAGAAGGGCAGAGAAGAGAGCTTCTCAAAGTCGAGAGTCTTCTGCGATTCCATGCTGGTGAGGATTTCCACTCGCAGCTTCTGCTGCACAGCCGGACTCTCTGCTAGCTACAATATATATGATCTTAGATTGGATTACCGGGTACTTCATTGTCACCTACATAGTACAGAGCATGAAGCAGAGCTGTTCCCGTGGTATCGTAGCCATCCAACATGACGGTCAGGGCGTGACCCACCAGATCGTCGTGGGTGGCCTGCTTCTGATCACGCAGCTGCAGCAGATGTGCGAGATAATCCGTGCGAGTGGAATCAGCAGCACCCTTCAGTCGCAGCTCAATGGACTCCTTGGTCAGGTTGGAGAAGAACTCGTCGGTCTCCTTGGGGTAGAAACGGAATCGCAGCAACAGGCGACTGCAGGGCGCCACAATGGTGGCCATGAAGAGGGTCAGCATGTAGAAGGCGTAACTGGTCCACCTGCTGGCCATCTGCTGCACCTCGTTGGGTTGCTCCAAGGGTCGGGTTAGGGTCCCTGCATCGATGCCCCAGATGAAGTCCGCCATCACATGGGCCGTATATCGGAAGCAGAGCTGCAGAATTGATTTATAAGATAAAGATACTGATAAAGAATAGAACCCACATC from Drosophila yakuba strain Tai18E2 chromosome 2L, Prin_Dyak_Tai18E2_2.1, whole genome shotgun sequence includes these protein-coding regions:
- the LOC120320568 gene encoding probable cytochrome P450 309a2, with the protein product MVPERFSFGLHPIDHYWSRARGACSNTERGNMYILVSLVLILLHLLVLPIYLYLTWHHTYWRKRGLVTARPLTLLGTYPGLLTRKSNLVLDVQKIYDKYKGKHRAVGVFLTRRPQILVLDPELAHEVLVGNFRCYKDSLQSSYLRHAKSDKYARLNPFWASGQSWRRLRTDAQAGISGSRLRQAYNIWEQGGKMLTDYMTQQVADKNNIIETRDLCFRYTAHVMADFIWGIDAGTLTRPLEQPNEVQQMASRWTSYAFYMLTLFMATIVAPCSRLLLRFRFYPKETDEFFSNLTKESIELRLKGAADSTRTDYLAHLLQLRDQKQATHDDLVGHALTVMLDGYDTTGTALLHALYYLAESPAVQQKLRVEILTSMESQKTLDFEKLSSLPFLEQVIYESLRLSSLIPQYTKVCTIPTTIQLSESKSLEVENGMTIMIPNYQFHHDKQYFPEPETFKPERFDNGAYQELLRKGIFLPFSDGPRICMGIPLAMLTLKSALVHILSNFQVVRGRERLIPKGDAGFGVVLQGDVNLEYRRFLR
- the LOC6526584 gene encoding probable cytochrome P450 309a1; protein product: MFTLVGLGLTFVHVAFAVVYFYLTWYHKYWDKRGVVTAEPLTILGSYPGILVNKSRSLILDVQDVYNKYKDKYRAVGTFITRQPQLLVLDPALAHEILVDKFSHFRDTITSSFVGHNPDDKYVAGSPFFSAGEKWKRLRSENVGGLTPSRLKLAYTIWEQSGRKLVEYIERARREQGDVIETRDLAYRFTAHTMADFIWGIDAGTLSGKVGEIGAFQKNSTDWAGHAFGSMIRFNKTMVATFVRKLFAMRFFPKATDEFYLRLTQDALNLRLGGSGEGRTDFLSHLIQLQQRGNNIHDSVGHALTVHLDGYETSGAVLYHMLYSLSEHREEQDKLRSEILDALASEGHISYDQINNLPYLDQCFNESLRLTTPIGFFMRICTKPIQIDVGADKTVDLEPGVTVMVPAYQYHHDDDIYPEASEFRPDRFENGAASVLTKRGCFLPFGDGPRICLGMRVGQLSVKTAIVHILSNYQVEQTKKVPLGADTGMGIFLNGAVELKYTKLQK